A stretch of Oncorhynchus gorbuscha isolate QuinsamMale2020 ecotype Even-year linkage group LG24, OgorEven_v1.0, whole genome shotgun sequence DNA encodes these proteins:
- the LOC124012198 gene encoding uncharacterized protein LOC124012198, which translates to MERFLCENNNFCLLLTTNWIDFSDLRTIDWKMPGCFSRLVERMRGRLRPTASTGSSNSFVACFSCLFLFCRVRDRRQMDSDSDFEEETTVLDEVQLDVSLDVPQLPVLDVQNAAIILEDVPDVQTIFEEATGNWQLILIRFSPLYCGPVVIKNNAGPVVIAWRTFRFISPIITYMRGGSQQVVVRMHHVSRVRGLETQLVWAISKETARLSPEGIPYCATKVQSITWIQRVAGRVTHYASHLRHETSVDVTLGCYQQTDVSVVYTTLHMGLDGLLSSSAWSEAASFSTPTTQHFTDPEPEGHNCYEGWEEDLLPEEREVPLLNLYLTTKRVEDIALRLVSLRQAFTTLLGSTLSRNHLFVAGKVLLGALVQANHMDEAKFISTYNDFVDYLSDPSKWNDIERELAEAKIHHVNMIDVLFELVLFGMMTAQKSLMVHPGGFVERLYALLYSFLPTAANMEPEADRYLLQLSDFCDTLPPNRDLDTNALHYFALIFTFLNKISCSSKTFCLNSSGHGLYKLP; encoded by the exons ATGGAACGTTTTCTGTGCGAAAACAACAACTTCTGTTTGCTGCTGACAACAAACTGGATTGATTTTTCAGACCTGAGAACAATCGACTGGAAAATGCCTGGGTGCTTTTCAAGACTGGTGGAGAGAATGCGTGGACGTCTGCGGCCTACTGCGTCGACAGGTTCTTCAAACTCATTTGTGGCTTGTTTTTCTTGTCTTTTTCTGTTTTGCAGGGTTCGTGATCGTCGACAGATGGACAGTGACAGCGACTTCGAAGAGG AAACAACTGTCCTGGATGAGGTCCAGTTGGATGTGTCATTGGATGTTCCACAGCTGCCAGTCCTTGATGTCCAGAATGCTGCTATCATCCTTGAGGATGTGCCAGATGTGCAGACCATCTTTGAG GAGGCCACTGGCAATTGGCAGTTGATTCTGATTAGGTTCAGCCCCCTGTACTGTGGGCCTGTTGTGATCAAG AACAATGCCGGTCCGGTGGTTATAGCTTGGAGAACTTTCCGGTTCATCAGCCCCATCATCACCTACATGCGTGGGGGATCCCAG CAGGTGGTGGTGAGGATGCACCACGTGAGTAGGGTGAGAGGCCTGGAGACTCAACTGGTGTGGGCCATCTCCAAGGAGACAGCCAGGCTTAGTCCAGAGGGCATCCCCTACTGTGCCACCAAAGTGCAGTCCATCACTTGGATCCAG cgtgTGGCTGGCAGGGTGACCCACTATGCGTCTCACCTCCGCCACGAGACGTCTGTGGACGTGACGCTTGGCTGCTACCAG CAGACTGATGTCTCAGTGGTGTACACCACTCTCCACATGGGGCTGGACGGGCTTCTCTCCTCTTCAGCGTGGTCGGAGGCTGCCTCCTTCTCTACGCCCACCACTCAGCACTTCACTGACCCAGAGCCTGAGGGCCACAACTGCTATGAG GGCTGGGAGGAGGACCTGCtgcctgaggagagggaggttccTCTGCTAAA CCTCTACCTTACCACCAAGAGAGTGGAGGACATCGCCCTGAGGCTCGTCTCCCTGCGCCAGGCCTTCACT ACCCTGCTTGGTTCCACCCTGAGCAGGAACCATCTGTTTGTGGCGGGAAAGGTCCTCCTGGGCGCACTGGTTCAGGCCAACCACATG GACGAGGCCAAGTTCATAAGTACCTACAACGACTTTGTGGACTACCTGAGTGACCCCTCCAAGTGGAATGACATTGAGAGGGAGCTGGCTGAGGCAAAG ATCCATCATGTGAACATGATAGATGTCCTCTTTGAGCTGGTGCTGTTTGGGATGATGACAGCTCAGAAGTCCCTGATGGTG CATCCTGGTGGGTTCGTGGAGCGTCTGTACGCTCTCCTGTACTCCTTCCTGCCCACTGCTGCCAACATGGAGCCAGAGGCTGACAGATACCTGCTGCAGCTCAGT
- the LOC124012199 gene encoding uncharacterized protein LOC124012199, whose amino-acid sequence MERFLCENNNFCLLLTTNWIDFSDLRTIDWKMPGCFSRLVERMRGRLRPTASTGSSNSFVACFSCLFLFCRVRDRRQMDSDSDFEEETTVLDEVQLDVSLDVPQLPVLDVQNAAIILEDVPDVQTIFEEATGNWQLILIRFSPLYCGPVVIKNNAGPVVIAWRTFRFISPIITYMRGGSQQVVVRMHHVSRVRGLETQLVWAISKETARLSPEGIPYCATKVQSITWIQRVAGRVTHYASHLRHETSVDVTLGCYQQTDVSVVYTTLHMGLDGLLSSSAWSEAASFSTPTTQHFTDPEPEGHNCYEGWEEDLLPEEREVPLLNLYLTTKRVEDIALRLVSLRQAFTTLLGSTLSRNHLFVAGKVLLGALVQANHMDEAKFISTYNDFVDYLSDPSKWNDIERELAEAKIHHVNMIDVLFELVLFGMMTAQKSLMVHPGGFVERLYALLYSFLPTAANMEPEADRYLLQLSDFCDTLPPNRDLDTNALHYFALIFTFLNKISCSSKTFCLNSSGHGLYKLP is encoded by the exons ATGGAACGTTTTCTGTGCGAAAACAACAACTTCTGTTTGCTGCTGACAACAAACTGGATTGATTTTTCAGACCTGAGAACAATCGACTGGAAAATGCCTGGGTGCTTTTCAAGACTGGTGGAGAGAATGCGTGGACGTCTGCGGCCTACTGCGTCGACAGGTTCTTCAAACTCATTTGTGGCTTGTTTTTCTTGTCTTTTTCTGTTTTGCAGGGTTCGTGATCGTCGACAGATGGACAGTGACAGCGACTTCGAAGAGG AAACAACTGTCCTGGATGAGGTCCAGTTGGATGTGTCATTGGATGTTCCACAGCTGCCAGTCCTTGATGTCCAGAATGCTGCTATCATCCTTGAGGATGTGCCAGATGTGCAGACCATCTTTGAG GAGGCCACTGGCAATTGGCAGTTGATTCTGATTAGGTTCAGCCCCCTGTACTGTGGGCCTGTTGTGATCAAG AACAATGCCGGTCCGGTGGTTATAGCTTGGAGAACTTTCCGGTTCATCAGCCCCATCATCACCTACATGCGTGGGGGATCCCAG CAGGTGGTGGTGAGGATGCACCACGTGAGTAGGGTGAGAGGCCTGGAGACTCAACTGGTGTGGGCCATCTCCAAGGAGACAGCCAGGCTTAGTCCAGAGGGCATCCCCTACTGTGCCACCAAAGTGCAGTCCATCACTTGGATCCAG cgtgTGGCTGGCAGGGTGACCCACTATGCGTCTCACCTCCGCCACGAGACGTCTGTGGACGTGACGCTTGGCTGCTACCAG CAGACTGATGTCTCAGTGGTGTACACCACTCTCCACATGGGGCTGGACGGGCTTCTCTCCTCTTCAGCGTGGTCGGAGGCTGCCTCCTTCTCTACGCCCACCACTCAGCACTTCACTGACCCAGAGCCTGAGGGCCACAACTGCTATGAG GGCTGGGAGGAGGACCTGCtgcctgaggagagggaggttccTCTGCTAAA CCTCTACCTTACCACCAAGAGAGTGGAGGACATCGCCCTGAGGCTCGTCTCCCTGCGCCAGGCCTTCACT ACCCTGCTTGGTTCCACCCTGAGCAGGAACCATCTGTTTGTGGCGGGAAAGGTCCTCCTGGGCGCACTGGTTCAGGCCAACCACATG GACGAGGCCAAGTTCATAAGTACCTACAACGACTTTGTGGACTACCTGAGTGACCCCTCCAAGTGGAATGACATTGAGAGGGAGCTGGCTGAGGCAAAG ATCCATCATGTGAACATGATAGATGTCCTCTTTGAGCTGGTGCTGTTTGGGATGATGACAGCTCAGAAGTCCCTGATGGTG CATCCTGGTGGGTTCGTGGAGCGTCTGTACGCTCTCCTGTACTCCTTCCTGCCCACTGCTGCCAACATGGAGCCAGAGGCTGACAGATACCTGCTGCAGCTCAGT GATTTTTGTGACACTTTGCCACCCAACAGGGATCTAGACACCAATGCACTACATTACTTTGCActgatttttacatttttaaataaaataagttGTAGTTCAAAAACATTTTG cctcaattcgtcggggcatggactctacaagctgCCCTaa